The following coding sequences are from one Nicotiana tomentosiformis chromosome 3, ASM39032v3, whole genome shotgun sequence window:
- the LOC138907607 gene encoding uncharacterized protein has product MQRGGVKEVTNYGDGVLKLKGRIYIPNVDGLRELILEEAHSVKYECQRPGGLLKKIEIPEWKWERITMDSVVGLPQIIRRSNAIWVIVQTDQLDEDMAYEKEPVAILDMLVRKLSSEGIRSMKVQWRGQPVEEILGYDVSYSVWSFLIGFGDALGLVGMIGRGPMGLGSAFD; this is encoded by the exons ATGCAACGAGGTGGCGTTAAGGAGGTTACTAATTATGGTGATGGTGTATTGAAGCTAAAGGGTCGGATCTatattcctaatgtggatgggttgagagagttgattcttgaggaggctcatagt gttaagtatgagtgTCAGAGACCAGGTGGTTTGCTTAAGAAGATtgagataccagagtggaagtgggagcgcatcaccatGGACTCTGTGGTAGGGTTGCCACAAATAATCAGGAGATCTAATGCTATTTGGGTCATTgtacagactgaccaa TTGGATGAGGATATGGCTTATGAgaaggagccagtggccattttggatatgCTCGTTCGAAAGCTGAGCTCTGAGGGTATTAGATCAATGAAggtccagtggagaggtcaaccagtagAGGAG ATTCTTGGTTATGATGTTAGTTATAGCGTTTGGAGCTTTTTGATAGGTTTTGGTGATgcattaggacttgttggtatgattgggcGTGGTCCCATGGGGCTTGGGAGTGCTTTTGATTGA